In Rutidosis leptorrhynchoides isolate AG116_Rl617_1_P2 chromosome 2, CSIRO_AGI_Rlap_v1, whole genome shotgun sequence, one genomic interval encodes:
- the LOC139889063 gene encoding uncharacterized protein, whose product MGTIVQAEFEKRFPKPQVDGGGEDVPLDHGIQGNVVRREFIYKNFMMTKPPLYAGDPDPLISTGWISDINGCFRTSEYPPDKKNRLASSLLQGNTKYWLDGKIDIVGEEPFMGATFLAKARFCPEYTRNDRLLMEHFLNTLNDDLREKISLRQVESFAKLFAVAKGFESYAPTMVDDALGKRMVKLYGAPSKKARIASARTGSVRKGVSDTSASRCYNCGERGYRSWECLEPS is encoded by the exons ATGGGTACGATTGTTCAAGccgagtttgagaagaggttcccTAAACCTCAAGTTGACGGCGGTGGAGAGGATGTTCCTCTTGATCATGGGATTCAAGGCAATGTAGTCAGAAGGGAGTTTATTTACAAAAACTTCATGATGACTAAACCTCCTTTGTATGCCGGAGATcccgatcctttgataagcaccggTTGGATCTCGGATATCAACGGGTGTTTTCGTACGAGTGAATATCCTCCTGACAAGAAAAATAGACTCGCTTCTAGTTTGTTGCAGGGTAATACGAagtattggttggatggtaagatcgatatCGTTGGTGAGGAaccgtttatggg GGCTACGTTTTTGGCGAAGGCCCGATTTTGTCCTGAATATACGAGGAACGATAGGTTGTTGATGGAGCATTTTCTTAATACCTTGAATGATGATTTGCGTGAGAAGATTAGCCTTCGGCAAGTAGAATCTTTTGCTAAACTATTTGCCGTGGCTAAGGGTTTTGAATCGTATGCTCCTACAATGGTTGATGATGCTTTGGGTAAGAGAATGGTTAAATTATATGGCGCTCCGAGCAAGAAAGCTAGAATTGCAAGTGCGAGAACGGGTAGCGTGAGGAAAGGAGTGTCAGATACTAGTgcttctagatgttacaattgtggtgaAAGGGGTTACAGGTCTTGGGAATGTCTAGAACCGTCCTAG